Proteins encoded in a region of the Candidatus Aminicenantes bacterium genome:
- the sdhC gene encoding succinate dehydrogenase, cytochrome b556 subunit, with the protein MYKRTRFYDFTYYNFIGTWAWLLHRLAGLALIFYLSLHIWVINSLTYGEKTFNQVMIFLSSPLFKLLEVGLWGVILFHAFNGLRIVIVDFFKGSLAQKKWFILLIAIAFVLWALGSYMILSHVF; encoded by the coding sequence TTGTACAAAAGAACGCGGTTTTATGATTTCACGTACTACAATTTCATCGGCACCTGGGCCTGGCTCCTGCACCGGCTGGCCGGCCTGGCGTTGATCTTTTACCTCTCGTTGCATATCTGGGTGATCAACAGCCTGACCTACGGCGAGAAGACCTTCAACCAGGTCATGATCTTCTTGAGCAGCCCCTTGTTCAAGCTGCTGGAAGTCGGCCTGTGGGGGGTCATTCTCTTCCATGCCTTCAATGGGTTACGCATCGTCATCGTCGATTTCTTCAAGGGCTCGCTGGCGCAGAAGAAGTGGTTCATCCTGCTGATCGCCATAGCCTTCGTCCTGTGGGCGCTGGGATCGTATATGATCCTGTCGCACGTGTTCTGA